One Microbacter margulisiae genomic window carries:
- a CDS encoding glucoamylase family protein, which translates to MTKFLSIAFFLTFCVASLQSQKYVVPGYIKARGYDAHVKLTFDNPDAFTYDIYASTNGGKTFIMRAETSGDDYLDFVNDLGRNLSLVYRVVPKGMNVLSKDAEKFQVKAQTHVFTDEELLDMVQKYTTRYFFNYADPDCGMARERNNNPNGNIVTTGGTGFGIMALIAADHRGYFPHEAVFHKIDQIVTFLQKADRFHGAWAHWYNGNTGKVFNFSKYDNGGDLVETAYMIEGLLTARQYYQDGNAEEQALCQRITKLWEGVDWNWYTQGTDSLYWHWSPTYGFKLNHRITGFDETMITYVLAASSPTHPIRPEVFKCYSISSYFYNGKSYFGIPLALGMPYGGPLFFCHYSFLGMNPHGLVDKNANYWTLNRNHVLIQRAYAIANPKHEAGLSKDSWGFTSSDDPLDGYTSHQLGTNEENGTISPTAALASLPYAPKEILPVYRHFYYDLGKKIFGPYGFYDAFNLGLVQGQQVVHSYLAIDEGPIPVMIENYRSGLLWNLFMQNKDIQLGLKKLGFQFQIKQESSYVQ; encoded by the coding sequence ATGACTAAGTTTTTGTCGATCGCATTCTTTCTAACCTTTTGTGTTGCATCACTGCAAAGCCAGAAATATGTTGTGCCCGGCTATATCAAAGCCAGGGGATACGATGCACATGTAAAGCTGACCTTTGATAATCCGGATGCTTTCACTTATGATATTTATGCATCAACCAATGGTGGGAAAACCTTTATCATGCGTGCTGAAACAAGTGGCGATGACTATCTCGATTTTGTAAACGATTTGGGACGGAATTTATCGCTTGTTTACCGGGTGGTGCCTAAAGGAATGAATGTGCTGAGTAAAGATGCAGAGAAATTTCAGGTCAAGGCGCAAACACATGTTTTCACTGACGAAGAACTCCTGGATATGGTGCAAAAATATACCACACGCTATTTCTTCAATTATGCCGATCCCGATTGTGGTATGGCACGCGAAAGGAATAATAATCCGAATGGCAATATTGTGACGACTGGAGGAACGGGATTTGGCATCATGGCTTTGATTGCTGCAGATCATCGCGGATATTTTCCGCATGAAGCTGTCTTCCATAAAATCGACCAGATCGTTACATTCCTCCAAAAAGCAGATCGCTTTCACGGCGCATGGGCGCATTGGTACAACGGAAACACAGGCAAAGTATTTAATTTCAGTAAGTATGATAACGGCGGTGATTTGGTTGAAACAGCTTATATGATAGAAGGCCTGTTGACTGCCCGTCAATATTATCAGGATGGTAATGCTGAGGAACAAGCATTGTGCCAGCGCATCACAAAACTATGGGAAGGCGTTGACTGGAACTGGTACACACAGGGAACCGACTCGCTTTACTGGCATTGGTCGCCAACCTATGGATTTAAATTGAATCATCGCATCACCGGTTTTGATGAAACCATGATCACCTATGTGTTGGCAGCATCATCTCCAACACATCCTATCCGTCCTGAGGTTTTCAAATGCTATTCCATTTCTTCCTATTTCTATAATGGCAAGTCCTATTTCGGGATTCCATTGGCATTGGGGATGCCCTATGGAGGGCCTTTGTTTTTCTGCCATTATTCATTCCTGGGTATGAATCCGCATGGGCTGGTGGATAAAAATGCCAACTATTGGACATTGAACCGTAACCATGTATTGATTCAAAGAGCCTATGCCATTGCAAATCCGAAACATGAGGCGGGATTAAGCAAAGATTCATGGGGATTCACTTCTTCTGATGATCCGTTGGATGGTTATACCTCGCATCAGTTAGGAACTAATGAGGAGAACGGAACTATTTCGCCAACGGCTGCTTTGGCTTCGTTGCCTTATGCTCCCAAAGAGATTCTGCCGGTTTACCGTCATTTCTACTATGATCTCGGAAAGAAGATCTTTGGTCCGTATGGTTTTTATGATGCTTTCAATTTGGGTTTGGTACAAGGACAACAGGTGGTACATTCCTACCTTGCTATTGATGAAGGACCGATCCCTGTCATGATTGAAAACTACCGTAGCGGGCTCTTGTGGAATCTCTTTATGCAAAACAAAGATATTCAGCTAGGATTAAAAAAACTGGGCTTTCAGTTTCAAATCAAACAAGAAAGTTCATACGTTCAGTAA
- a CDS encoding glycoside hydrolase family 3 N-terminal domain-containing protein, with translation MKKLFLLVAGILATTSMHLAAQNDRIEQRVDSVLHLMTLQEKIGQLVLYTSDWDVTGPTMRKGYINDIKNGNCGNIFNAHSVNYVRKLQEIAVNDTRLHIPLLFGYDVIHGYKTIFPIPLGEAATWDLFQIQRSAHVAAEEAAAAGVNWTYAPMCDITVDPRWGRVMEGAGEDPYLGSKIAAARVHGFQGIHNDLADTSTILACVKHFAGYGAPIGGRDYNTVDMSERTFRDVYLPPYLAAIKAGAMSVMSAFNELNGVPCTENKWLLTDILRKEAGFKGFVVSDYNSVEELINHGVAADGKQAAEIAINAGLDMDMQSTLYQKYLKQLVEEGKVSEATIDDAVRRVLRVKFMLGLFDHPYLYCNNAREKRVIESPANMKAAYEEAQRSLVLLKNAHDVLPLTKGDKIAVIGQLAASSNDLLGAWRADGDTIGVPNLLDAMRKYNGRNNIIYAEGCEKEGYNRSGFPAAIAAAKKADKIVLVIGEDCDWTGEASSRANIKVPGVQTELLAKLTALHKPIVVVLMNGRPLDLSREDTLADAILETWYAGSRGAAAITSVLFGEYNPSGKLPITFPRCIGQVPLFYYEKNTGRPIYLPDPKYKSRYIDCPNTPLFPFGFGLSYTTFHFSGITLSSDRLYPNDSIQASVTVTNTGKREGEEVVQLYIHDLVADVTRPVKQLKGFQKIALQPGESKTVTFTIKPSMLAFYRLDMTYGTEPGKFDLFIGDSSNHVNQTSFTLEK, from the coding sequence ATGAAGAAGTTATTCCTTCTGGTTGCCGGTATTCTGGCAACAACCTCCATGCATCTTGCAGCTCAAAATGACCGTATTGAACAGCGTGTCGATTCTGTTCTCCATTTAATGACCTTACAGGAAAAGATAGGTCAACTGGTATTATATACGAGCGACTGGGATGTTACCGGGCCTACAATGCGTAAAGGTTATATTAATGATATTAAAAACGGTAATTGTGGAAACATTTTTAATGCACACTCTGTAAACTACGTGAGAAAGCTGCAGGAGATTGCCGTTAATGATACCCGCCTTCATATTCCTCTTCTGTTTGGTTACGATGTTATTCATGGTTACAAAACTATTTTTCCTATCCCGCTGGGCGAAGCTGCTACATGGGATTTATTTCAGATTCAACGTTCTGCACATGTTGCTGCCGAAGAAGCGGCTGCCGCAGGTGTTAACTGGACCTATGCTCCCATGTGTGATATTACGGTAGATCCCCGTTGGGGACGTGTAATGGAAGGTGCGGGGGAAGATCCTTATTTAGGTTCAAAGATTGCGGCTGCCCGCGTGCATGGTTTCCAGGGAATTCATAATGATTTGGCAGACACTTCTACCATATTGGCATGTGTAAAACATTTTGCAGGTTATGGCGCTCCGATAGGCGGTCGTGATTACAATACAGTCGATATGTCGGAACGCACTTTCCGTGATGTTTATCTTCCTCCTTATCTGGCGGCTATCAAGGCCGGGGCTATGAGCGTAATGTCTGCCTTTAATGAATTAAATGGTGTACCCTGTACCGAAAACAAATGGCTTTTGACCGATATCCTACGGAAAGAAGCCGGATTTAAGGGTTTTGTCGTTTCCGATTATAACTCTGTAGAAGAACTGATCAATCATGGTGTTGCTGCGGATGGAAAACAGGCTGCCGAAATTGCCATTAATGCAGGTTTGGATATGGATATGCAAAGCACGCTTTATCAAAAATACCTGAAGCAGTTGGTTGAAGAGGGAAAAGTGAGCGAAGCCACCATTGATGATGCCGTACGACGTGTATTACGGGTTAAATTTATGCTGGGGCTTTTTGATCATCCTTATTTATATTGTAATAATGCGCGGGAAAAGCGGGTGATTGAATCGCCTGCCAATATGAAAGCCGCTTATGAAGAAGCGCAACGCTCACTGGTCTTGTTGAAAAATGCACATGATGTGTTGCCCTTGACAAAGGGAGATAAAATTGCCGTAATAGGACAACTGGCCGCTTCATCGAACGATTTGCTTGGAGCATGGCGTGCCGATGGTGATACGATTGGCGTACCGAATCTATTGGATGCTATGCGCAAATACAATGGACGCAACAATATAATTTATGCAGAGGGATGCGAAAAGGAAGGATATAACCGTAGCGGGTTTCCGGCTGCTATCGCTGCTGCAAAAAAGGCAGATAAGATTGTGTTGGTGATAGGTGAAGACTGTGATTGGACAGGAGAGGCTTCCAGCAGAGCTAATATTAAGGTTCCGGGAGTTCAAACGGAGTTATTGGCAAAACTGACGGCACTCCATAAGCCTATTGTAGTCGTGTTGATGAATGGCCGTCCGCTTGATTTATCGCGTGAAGATACATTGGCGGATGCCATTCTCGAAACCTGGTATGCTGGCTCGCGCGGCGCTGCTGCTATTACTTCTGTATTGTTCGGCGAATATAATCCTTCGGGAAAATTACCGATTACTTTTCCGCGGTGCATAGGTCAGGTTCCTTTGTTTTATTACGAAAAGAATACCGGACGTCCCATCTACCTGCCTGATCCGAAATATAAATCGCGCTATATTGATTGTCCGAATACGCCACTGTTTCCTTTTGGCTTCGGATTGAGTTATACTACCTTCCATTTTTCCGGTATCACATTGTCAAGTGACCGCCTGTATCCGAATGACAGCATTCAGGCTTCTGTTACAGTAACCAATACAGGCAAGCGGGAAGGGGAGGAAGTCGTTCAGCTTTATATCCATGATTTGGTGGCCGATGTTACACGTCCTGTAAAACAGTTGAAAGGATTCCAAAAAATTGCGTTACAGCCGGGTGAAAGCAAAACAGTAACCTTTACCATTAAACCTTCCATGCTGGCTTTTTATCGCCTTGACATGACCTATGGCACAGAGCCCGGCAAGTTTGACCTGTTTATTGGTGATAGTTCCAATCATGTGAATCAAACCTCGTTTACACTTGAAAAATAA
- a CDS encoding class I SAM-dependent methyltransferase — translation MDELKHKTLNEQKWDRWAEGLDAKNRRNDYLRKAQHNLIALLPIKEGVSLLDIGCGTGWAVGDAAKVVGDKGTFYGVDMSAKMIDKAKENYQGRPGIQFMQANAESIPLADDMFDIIICTHSFHHYLHPDKALSEMNRLLRKGGRVYILDPTADSRIIRFADRIIRVLEPAHVKIYSTAEFHFMISRSGLRYGGCRVIGSNQKVHMGEKVY, via the coding sequence ATGGATGAATTAAAACACAAGACATTGAACGAACAGAAATGGGATAGATGGGCAGAGGGCCTTGACGCAAAAAATAGGAGGAATGATTACCTGCGGAAGGCGCAACATAATCTGATTGCTCTTTTACCCATCAAAGAGGGAGTGTCATTGCTGGATATCGGATGTGGCACAGGATGGGCGGTTGGAGATGCTGCAAAGGTGGTAGGTGACAAGGGGACATTCTATGGGGTGGACATGTCTGCCAAAATGATTGATAAAGCAAAGGAAAATTACCAGGGCAGACCCGGCATTCAATTCATGCAGGCCAATGCCGAGTCAATCCCTCTGGCTGACGATATGTTCGATATCATTATATGCACCCATTCTTTTCATCATTACCTGCATCCTGATAAAGCGCTCAGTGAAATGAACCGGCTTTTGAGAAAAGGAGGACGGGTCTATATTCTTGATCCTACCGCTGACAGCAGGATCATCAGGTTTGCCGACAGGATTATCCGGGTATTGGAACCGGCACATGTAAAGATATACAGCACTGCTGAGTTTCATTTCATGATAAGCCGTTCGGGACTCAGATACGGAGGATGCCGGGTAATAGGATCGAACCAGAAAGTACACATGGGAGAAAAAGTTTATTAG
- a CDS encoding sigma-70 family RNA polymerase sigma factor, whose protein sequence is MTQTLNITDIVKSYTTRLRAFIKMRVSSEEDAEDILQDVFYQLVETDRLTKPIEEITSWLFTVTRNRITDWYRKKKPERLPEAVDESELYEEMEAVDAFFTDEDLVCDFEYLSDKMWKRLEKALGELPPKQRLVFEMNELQGIPLSEIAQQTGDPLNTVISRKHYAVQYLRGQMKTVYDEMMDYFD, encoded by the coding sequence GTGACACAAACCCTGAACATCACCGACATCGTCAAAAGCTACACCACACGGTTGAGAGCTTTTATCAAAATGAGGGTTTCCTCCGAAGAAGATGCGGAGGATATTTTGCAGGATGTGTTTTATCAATTGGTGGAAACGGATCGCCTGACCAAACCCATTGAAGAGATCACCTCATGGTTGTTTACCGTAACGCGTAACCGCATCACCGACTGGTATCGTAAAAAGAAACCGGAAAGATTACCGGAAGCAGTGGATGAATCGGAACTGTATGAAGAGATGGAAGCAGTGGACGCTTTTTTCACGGATGAAGACCTGGTATGCGATTTTGAGTATCTCTCGGACAAGATGTGGAAACGACTGGAAAAGGCACTTGGCGAATTGCCTCCCAAACAACGGTTGGTATTCGAGATGAACGAATTACAGGGAATCCCACTCAGTGAAATTGCACAACAAACGGGAGATCCACTGAACACGGTGATATCGAGGAAACATTATGCCGTTCAATACCTGCGCGGGCAGATGAAAACGGTCTATGATGAGATGATGGATTATTTTGACTGA
- a CDS encoding C40 family peptidase produces the protein MNKLIKLRDLLLWCLVLAFFGCGTSRHLEKKQDKKAVYEALGLNKGRKDNFALYKEAAGWLHVPHVDGGTSRKGTDCSFLVYTIYKTVYGKILERNSEEMLRYNCKRIRKKKLKEGDLVFFDTTGKPESYVNHVGIYLKENKFLHASTSKGVVVSNLSDNYYLKTWVCGGRVK, from the coding sequence ATGAACAAGTTGATAAAGCTTCGTGATCTCCTTCTTTGGTGTCTTGTGTTGGCGTTTTTCGGTTGCGGTACATCGCGGCATCTTGAAAAAAAGCAGGATAAAAAAGCAGTATATGAAGCTTTAGGCCTGAATAAAGGGCGGAAAGATAATTTTGCCCTTTACAAAGAAGCTGCCGGCTGGTTGCATGTCCCGCATGTGGATGGTGGCACATCCCGCAAAGGGACAGACTGCTCTTTTCTGGTATATACTATTTATAAAACCGTTTATGGCAAAATCCTTGAGCGTAATTCGGAAGAGATGCTGAGGTACAACTGCAAAAGAATACGTAAGAAGAAGCTTAAAGAGGGCGATCTGGTCTTTTTCGATACAACCGGTAAGCCTGAATCGTATGTTAACCATGTGGGCATTTATCTCAAAGAGAATAAATTCTTGCACGCATCCACTTCAAAGGGAGTTGTTGTCAGCAATCTGAGTGACAATTATTACCTCAAAACCTGGGTTTGTGGCGGCAGGGTGAAATGA
- a CDS encoding nuclear transport factor 2 family protein: MKPNEIVRTFVELFNRKDVNGLAALYHEDAINYQVANEPIIGKENIKEMFASEFAAADMVCIVENIFEDGEWSILEWKDPLGLRGCGFFHVVDDKIKFQRGYWDKLSFLRQHHLPIPSE, from the coding sequence ATGAAACCAAATGAAATAGTCAGAACGTTTGTTGAATTATTTAACCGAAAAGATGTTAATGGTTTAGCAGCGTTATACCACGAGGATGCCATAAATTATCAGGTAGCAAATGAACCCATTATAGGGAAAGAAAACATAAAAGAGATGTTTGCAAGCGAATTTGCAGCAGCAGATATGGTCTGTATTGTTGAAAATATTTTCGAAGATGGAGAGTGGAGTATTTTAGAATGGAAAGACCCGCTTGGGTTAAGAGGTTGTGGTTTCTTTCATGTTGTTGACGACAAGATCAAATTTCAAAGAGGATACTGGGATAAACTTTCTTTTTTAAGACAACATCACTTACCCATACCTTCAGAATAA
- a CDS encoding ISAon1 family transposase — translation MHYYLDGKQLQEQYKDYLSDYHQWDQKSHAHQWLLYPDNVGRFLSIDETSLSNGELYTIVTNKAAKGGKGTIVAMVRGTKAEDIVAVLNKLPKRVRWKVREVTMDMAANMEYVIKICFPQASRVTDRFHVQQLAYDAVQELRIKHRWNALDRETIDMALAKACGRKYNPPVLANGDTLKQLLARSRYLLFKKPTAWTYSQKTRAEILFELYPDLKKAYHFSLQLGAIYHQTKDKGVAFAKLAQWYDRVDNSGILSFGSITRTIQSHYLTILNYFNHRSTNASAESFNAKIKAFRASFRGVRDVNFFLFRLTKIYA, via the coding sequence GTGCATTATTATCTGGATGGCAAGCAGTTGCAAGAGCAATACAAGGACTATCTGAGTGATTATCATCAGTGGGATCAAAAATCTCATGCTCACCAATGGCTGCTTTATCCGGATAATGTAGGCCGCTTCTTAAGTATAGATGAAACCAGCTTGTCTAACGGAGAACTATATACTATTGTCACCAACAAAGCGGCAAAAGGAGGTAAAGGAACCATTGTGGCTATGGTTCGGGGAACTAAGGCAGAGGATATTGTCGCGGTTCTCAACAAGCTGCCAAAGCGTGTCAGGTGGAAAGTCCGGGAAGTTACCATGGATATGGCAGCCAATATGGAATACGTGATCAAAATTTGCTTTCCCCAAGCCAGTAGAGTGACCGACAGGTTTCATGTTCAACAGTTGGCTTATGATGCCGTTCAGGAGCTCAGAATTAAACATCGTTGGAATGCACTGGACAGGGAAACGATCGATATGGCATTAGCGAAAGCCTGCGGAAGGAAATACAATCCACCGGTTCTGGCAAACGGAGACACTCTCAAGCAACTACTGGCGCGTAGCAGATATTTGTTGTTTAAGAAACCCACAGCATGGACATATTCTCAGAAAACAAGAGCTGAAATTCTTTTTGAACTGTATCCTGACCTAAAGAAAGCATATCATTTTTCCTTGCAATTGGGGGCTATTTACCATCAAACAAAAGACAAAGGAGTAGCTTTTGCTAAACTGGCACAGTGGTATGATAGGGTTGATAACTCAGGTATTTTGTCATTTGGAAGCATCACCAGAACCATTCAATCACATTATTTGACGATCCTGAATTATTTTAATCACAGAAGTACAAATGCTTCTGCAGAATCATTCAATGCCAAAATCAAAGCTTTTAGGGCATCTTTCAGAGGCGTGAGAGATGTGAATTTTTTCCTTTTCAGACTAACAAAAATTTATGCTTAA
- a CDS encoding ISAon1 family transposase N-terminal region protein produces the protein MEKETELKSAEHQLLELILPEGILEYFEIKSVRNIGIGYAVYLEEKPDIPSEYAGEPLRCHGFHQEQTIHDFPIRGKVFDLKIKCRRWLNANTNQVVSRNWELTAKGTRFTQEFAAFLKELPGYSSHKC, from the coding sequence ATGGAAAAAGAGACAGAATTAAAGTCAGCGGAACATCAGTTGTTGGAGTTAATATTGCCAGAAGGGATTCTGGAGTATTTTGAAATAAAATCAGTTAGGAACATTGGGATAGGTTATGCGGTTTATCTTGAAGAAAAGCCTGATATTCCTTCAGAGTATGCAGGAGAACCTCTTCGTTGTCATGGCTTTCATCAGGAACAAACCATACATGATTTTCCAATACGAGGAAAGGTATTTGATTTGAAGATTAAGTGTCGAAGGTGGTTGAATGCCAATACAAACCAAGTGGTTAGCCGAAATTGGGAACTTACGGCAAAAGGAACGCGATTTACACAGGAATTCGCGGCTTTTTTAAAAGAATTACCTGGATACTCATCCCATAAGTGCTAA
- a CDS encoding IS1595 family transposase has product MNLLNFILNFPDEESCIAHFKAQRDQIGIVCPKCGSTKHIWLKNKLRYECTHCHHRQSIRRGTVLEFSKLPFRYWYVAMHLLTSTKKSFSASELQRQLGHKRYQPIWEMHKKLSDIMGKRDNEYQLSGQIELDNAFITTLISDDCKQQNLKRGAGSQNKSKVLVMTESIVVENPKPGKKPKKINHIKMQVVPDLRADTAVEIVKEQIDSKAELTTDDSKTFFKLHQAVESQKAQVIEPEDLQKILPWVHISIANVKRLLLDMHHQLKKEYLQYYLNEFCYKFNRRYFGEKMFDRLVFAAANYNTDFKSRIYNRSLCG; this is encoded by the coding sequence ATGAATCTCTTGAATTTCATTCTAAATTTTCCCGATGAGGAATCCTGTATTGCGCATTTTAAGGCGCAACGGGATCAAATCGGTATTGTTTGTCCAAAATGCGGCAGCACAAAACATATTTGGCTTAAAAACAAGCTACGTTACGAGTGTACGCATTGTCATCATCGCCAGTCCATACGAAGGGGTACAGTATTAGAATTTTCTAAACTCCCTTTTCGTTACTGGTATGTTGCCATGCACCTTTTGACCAGTACCAAAAAATCTTTTTCGGCTTCCGAGTTGCAACGGCAACTGGGACATAAACGCTATCAACCCATTTGGGAAATGCACAAGAAATTGAGCGACATAATGGGTAAACGCGACAATGAATATCAGCTTTCGGGACAAATAGAACTTGACAATGCTTTTATTACCACTCTGATAAGTGATGACTGTAAGCAACAGAACTTAAAACGTGGTGCAGGCAGTCAGAATAAGTCTAAAGTCCTTGTAATGACAGAAAGCATTGTGGTTGAAAATCCAAAACCGGGTAAAAAGCCCAAAAAGATAAACCACATTAAAATGCAGGTAGTGCCTGATTTAAGAGCTGACACTGCCGTTGAAATTGTCAAAGAACAAATTGATTCAAAGGCGGAATTAACCACCGATGATTCAAAAACATTTTTTAAGCTACATCAAGCTGTGGAGTCTCAAAAGGCTCAGGTTATTGAACCAGAAGACCTTCAGAAGATACTTCCATGGGTTCATATCAGTATTGCAAACGTGAAACGTTTACTACTTGATATGCACCACCAGCTTAAAAAAGAGTATTTACAATATTATCTCAATGAGTTCTGCTATAAGTTCAACCGAAGATATTTCGGGGAAAAGATGTTCGATAGATTAGTGTTTGCCGCTGCAAATTACAATACCGATTTCAAATCCAGAATTTATAACAGGTCGCTTTGCGGATAA
- a CDS encoding glycosyl hydrolase 115 family protein, which translates to MRLKIYYSIVFSFLFSVSTFAQVSDGTNYVSTSKGKDFFTLSESGKSTTLFVNSTDYPGVLRALNDLKTDIGKVTDAKPDIAFDNLPAPKEMVIVGTLGKSPVIDKLVENKKLDVSKIKGKWEAFIIQTLIKPFPGVDKALIIAGSDKRGTIFGIYDVSSHIGVSPWYWWADVPIKKNKNLYIKPGKYSDGSPAVKYRGIFINDEAPCFTGWAKEKFGGVNSKVYAKVFELILRLKGNYLWPAMWNNAFNDDDPLNRKLADEYGIVMGTSHHEPMDRSQQEWKRYGKGEWNYLHNEAELRNFWRQGIVNMGKTETIVTMGMRGDGDKPMGDSTNIALLEKIIKDQREILKEVTGKKPEEIPQVWALYTEVQKYYDMGMRVPDDITILFSDDNYGNIRRLPNLTEPKRAGGYGIYYHFDFNGGPWSYKWINTVQIAKTWEQLHLAYRNGIDRIWMLNVGDIKPLEFPISFYFDYAWNPNNWTSDKLEEYAIRWAQQQFGEKYAAQIGKVMTRYSNYNGLRKPELMLMFNRFSLTNYREFETIVANYKKLRDDAEKINNELPAEDKDAYFETVLHPIQAVSNLYELFYALARNKMYAGQGRASTNKMADLVKEYMIIRKATCYKFWI; encoded by the coding sequence ATGAGACTGAAAATATATTACAGTATTGTTTTTTCATTTCTTTTTTCTGTATCAACATTTGCACAGGTAAGTGACGGAACTAATTACGTATCAACTTCGAAAGGCAAAGATTTCTTTACTCTTTCCGAATCGGGTAAATCAACTACCTTATTTGTTAATTCCACAGATTATCCGGGAGTACTGCGCGCCTTAAACGATTTAAAAACGGATATCGGCAAAGTAACCGATGCCAAACCGGACATCGCTTTTGACAATTTACCTGCCCCAAAGGAGATGGTAATCGTGGGAACGTTGGGCAAAAGCCCTGTTATTGACAAGTTGGTTGAAAATAAAAAGCTCGATGTGAGTAAAATTAAAGGCAAATGGGAAGCATTTATAATCCAAACCCTTATTAAACCTTTTCCCGGTGTTGACAAAGCTTTGATTATTGCAGGAAGCGATAAACGGGGTACCATTTTCGGGATATATGATGTGTCATCACACATTGGCGTATCGCCCTGGTATTGGTGGGCTGATGTGCCTATTAAAAAGAATAAAAATTTATATATTAAACCCGGAAAATACAGTGATGGCAGTCCGGCAGTAAAATACAGGGGAATCTTTATAAACGATGAAGCTCCTTGTTTCACGGGTTGGGCAAAAGAAAAATTTGGCGGGGTAAATTCTAAAGTATATGCCAAAGTTTTTGAATTAATATTGCGTTTAAAAGGGAACTACCTGTGGCCTGCCATGTGGAATAATGCCTTTAATGATGATGACCCGTTAAACAGGAAATTGGCCGATGAATATGGCATTGTTATGGGAACATCGCACCACGAACCCATGGACAGGTCGCAACAGGAGTGGAAGCGTTACGGCAAAGGGGAATGGAACTATTTACATAACGAAGCAGAGTTGCGCAATTTCTGGCGCCAGGGAATCGTAAACATGGGAAAAACTGAAACAATTGTTACCATGGGGATGCGCGGCGACGGAGACAAGCCGATGGGAGACAGCACTAACATTGCCCTGCTGGAAAAAATCATTAAAGATCAACGGGAAATTCTTAAAGAAGTAACAGGCAAAAAACCTGAAGAAATTCCACAAGTCTGGGCTTTGTACACTGAAGTGCAAAAATATTATGATATGGGGATGCGCGTACCCGACGACATTACCATTTTATTTAGCGATGATAATTATGGAAATATTCGGCGCCTGCCCAACCTTACAGAACCAAAAAGGGCGGGAGGCTATGGGATTTACTATCATTTCGATTTTAACGGAGGGCCGTGGAGTTATAAATGGATAAATACGGTTCAAATCGCAAAAACATGGGAGCAGCTTCATCTGGCTTATAGAAATGGCATAGACCGTATCTGGATGCTAAACGTTGGGGATATAAAACCGCTTGAATTTCCAATCAGTTTTTATTTTGATTATGCCTGGAATCCTAATAATTGGACATCAGACAAATTGGAAGAATATGCGATTCGTTGGGCACAGCAACAGTTTGGTGAGAAGTACGCCGCGCAAATAGGCAAGGTGATGACCCGGTACAGCAACTATAACGGCTTACGTAAACCGGAACTGATGTTGATGTTTAACCGTTTCAGCCTGACTAATTATCGCGAATTTGAAACTATTGTAGCCAATTATAAAAAGCTTCGTGATGATGCGGAAAAAATCAATAATGAATTACCTGCTGAGGATAAAGATGCCTACTTTGAAACAGTGCTGCATCCCATACAGGCAGTTTCCAATTTATACGAGTTGTTTTATGCCCTTGCCCGAAATAAAATGTATGCCGGTCAAGGCAGGGCATCAACCAATAAGATGGCAGACCTGGTAAAAGAGTATATGATTATCCGCAAAGCGACCTGTTATAAATTCTGGATTTGA